The following is a genomic window from Xenopus laevis strain J_2021 chromosome 2L, Xenopus_laevis_v10.1, whole genome shotgun sequence.
AACTATAGATAATGGTTCACCATGGGTTGCCTCCTTGCCCGTACCTATCTTTATGgtcaaggtgggggggggggcacagtccAATCACTATTCTTCTCCATTgaagaaattgcaaaaatatttgtgaattccATGGAATCTGTATTTAATATTGCTAACTGCATTAACCTACCTCTGCCAGAAAGCACTTTGGCCTTCTGGCATCAATAACTTAAATTAAATCAAACTCAACCCTTGTCTTGAGGATTGGCAGAAACCAACTTGAAAGGTTCAATATGCCCTTCCCACCtcttcctttaatattatgtagaataaaaagcaccaagactaaaacaatgaaagaaataaatgtgttttatttagaaatattttttgaatgttGATAGATATTCCATATATGGACAGATTTGTATGAGAAGTGCTATTGTCTTGGTTTCTCTCATCTAATCGATGCGTTGTTGCAGCAATGCACCGTGATAGTCCTCTGGTTTCAAccaatttttgaagaaaaaatcctgttttataacCTATTTAAAAGTCAATGCCGTTTTGCTCTGGGTTCTCTCTCTCATAACCAGTTGGAAAAGAGCATCCGTCACCTTTCCTGGTATACACAGggagtaaccaatatttcttcTCTTCACCAAACACCGCTTTCAGATTCTTGCTCAAACCAAGAGAAAAGCCCATATTCGTTGGAATATTGCGGAAGAAAAGAGgcttgcagttttctgcagaggTTCTGTTTTTTCCAACAAGCCAGCAATGATAGATAAAGATTGGCACTATGAAAAGAAGTAGAACTGCATTCACTCCAACCATGTAAAGGATTGGATATTTTGCATCGGTGTATGGCAGCTCCTGAGTCCAAAACTTCATTGCATACTGAAGTCCTGTAGTGCAGACGAATAGGCAGTGCAGCATAACGTAAAATAACAGCTGGAAGTAGTACTTGTAGTTTGAAAATCCTACACAGTTGTTGACCAAAAAGCAGTGAGAGTAATGCTTAAGCACGCACTTGTTGCAGGCTAAACAATGGTAGCATCTGTCTGGCATCATTAGGTTGCATATGCGGCAGTATCGGATGTTTCCATTCTTTGTCACTGTGTAAATAGGCAGCTCTTTAGCAATGCACTGGAGAATGTCCTGGTGAAAGTCTTGCTTCTCCTGCCTTACAAATTGGCCCTGCTCAATGTCCGATAAGTCAAACTCCTTAGATGGGGTAGCAGGACGATTAAGTATGGTCATTCCATATGACCATGCCAACATGATGAAAAAGATGTGATAAAACACCATGTAGATCACTTTCTCAGCAAGTGATGTCACTGTAAATATACAGAACTCCAGCACATAGGTATAATAAATGCCTACTAAAAGAGAGACAGCACTAAATACCGCGAACCAGCCCAGAATTATTGCACAGAAGTTCCAAAGGCGATGTAAATCCATGATCTCgcttttctaaaaatattaatagtCGTTCTTCTAAAAGAATTAATGATCTTTCTATGTTTTAGCAAAGCTTTTATCCGTATGATGTGATACAGATAAAAAGCAAACTCTGCTCTGACAGCTCTTTGTAGTAACTGACAAGTAGCAATTGTGctctttatgacatcacaatggtaacTTGGCAACAAATGTCATGTGATTAGAGAAGGCCTAGCACTGACAATTCAAATCATGAgcatgaggtcatttcctgtgctctttgtgacatacagtatgttttcaagttaacattgtgatgtcatgtgaGTAGAGGAGGCCTGACACTGACAGTTAAAACATAACCATAATTCAAACACctcataatttttcaaaatgtttatcattttaaagctttaatatcctttttctgtcttcagtatttcatatttatatatatatatattatatatatatatatatatatatatatatatatatatatatatatatatatatatatatatatatatatatatatatattagggatgcaccgaatccactttttttgattcggccgaacccccgaatcctttgcaaaagattcggccgaataccgaaccgaatccgaaccctaatttgcatatgcaaattagcgatgggaaggggaaaacattttttacttccttgttttgtgacaaaaagtcacgtgatttccctccccgcccctaatttacatatgcaaattaggattcggttcggccgggcagaaggattcggccgaatccgaatcctgctgaaaaaggccgaatcctggctgaatcccgaaccgaatcctggattcggtgcatccctactatatatatatatatatatatatatatatatatatatatatatatatatatatatatatatatatataaataccttgTTTTGCACTGATTTTTTCGCACTGATTTTTTCCTGCTATCAATTGGTTGCATTATTATAACAAATACTATTTTGTGAACTGCACATCTGTAGCTAACTGTTGTCACTGGAAGGGTTTTAGCTTTATTATTAAGGGTTTTTGTAATAcaatacattgaaataaatggtttCAGGTATTttggagtttaaaggagaaaaaacacaCTCAGCCCAGTTTTTTAAACACCCCCACTGCCACACACACATGGTCCACTCCTAACTATAGATAATGGTTCACCATGGGTTGCCTCCTTGCCCGTACCTATCTTTATGgtcaaggtggggggggggcacagtccAATCACTATTCTTCTCCATTgaagaaattgcaaaaatatttgtgaattccATGGAATCTGTATTTAATATTGCTAACTGCATTAACCTACCTCTGCCAGAAAGCACTTTGGCCTTCTGGCATCAATAACTTAAATTAAATCAAACTCAACCCTTGTCTTGAGGATTGGCAGAAACCAACTTGAAAGGTTCAATATGCCCTTCCCACCtcttcctttaatattatgtagaataaaaagcaccaagactaaaacaatgaaagaaataaatgtgttttatttagaaatattttttgaatgttGATAGATATTCCATATATGGACAGATTTGTATGAGAAGTGCTATTGTCTTGGTTTCTCTCATCTAATCGATGCGTTGTTGCAGCAATGCACCGTGATAGTCCTCTGGTTTCAAccaatttttgaagaaaaaatcctgttttataacCTATTTAAAAGTCAATGCCGTTTTGCTCTGGGTTCTCTCTCTCATAACCAGTTGGAAAAGAGCATCCGTCACCTTTCCTGGTATACACAGggagtaaccaatatttcttcTCTTCACCAAACACCTCTTTCAGATTCTTGCTCAAACCAAGAGAAAAGCCCATATTCGTTGGAATATTGCGGAAGAAAAGAGgcttgcagttttctgcagaggTTCTGTTTTTTCCAACAAGCCAGCAATGATAGATAAAGATTGGCACTATGAAAAGAAGTAGAACTGCATTCACTCCAACCATGTAAAGGATTGGATATTTTGCATCGGTGTATGGCAGCTCCTGAGTCCAAAACTTCATTGCATACTGAAGTCCTGTAGTGCAGACGAATAGGCAGTGCAGCATAACGTAAAATAACAGCTGGAAGTAGTACTTGTAGTTTGAAAATCCTACACAGTTGTTGACCAAAAAGCAGTGAGAGTAATGCTTAAGCACGCACTTGTTGCAGGCTAAACAATGGTAGCATCTGTCTGGCATCATTAGGTTGCATATGCGGCAGTATCGGATGTTTCCATTCTTTGTCACTGTGTAAATAGGCAGCTCTTTAGCAATGCACTGGAGAATGTCCTGGTGAAAGTCTTGCTTCTCCTGCCTTACAAATTGGCCCTGCTCAATGTCCGATAAGTCAAACTCCTTAGATGGGGTAGCAGGACGATTAAGTATGGTCATTCCATATGACCATGCCAACATGATGAAAAAGATGTGATAAAACACCATGTAGATCACTTTCTCAGCAAGTGATGTCACTGTAAATATACAGAACTCCAGCACATAGGTATAATAAATGCCTACTAAAAGAGAGACAGCACTAAATACCGCGAACCAGCCCAGAATTATTGCACAGAAGTTCCAAAGGCGATGTAAATCCATGATCTcgctttttctaaaaatattaatagtCGTTCTTCTAAAAGAATTAATGATCTTTCTATGTTTTAGCAAAGCTTTTATCCGTATGATGTGATACAGATAAAAAGCAAACTCTGCTCTGACAGCTCTTTGTAGTAACTGACAAGTAGCAATTGTGctctttatgacatcacaatggtaacTTGGCAACAAATGTCATGTGATTAGAGAAGGCCTAGCACTGACAATTCAAATCATGAgcatgaggtcatttcctgtgctctttgtgacatacagtatgttttcaagttaacattgtgatgtcatgtgaGTAGAGGAGGCCTGACACTGACAGTTAAAACATAACCATAATTCAAACACctcataatttttcaaaatgtttatcattttaaagctttaatatcctttttctgtcttcagtatttcatatttttatatatatatatatatatatatatatatatatatatatatatatatatatatatatatatatatatatatatatatatatatatatatatattagggatgcaccgaatccactttttttgattaggccgaacccccgaatcctttgcaaaagattcggccgaataccgaaccgaatccgaaccctaatttgcatatgcaaattagcgatgggaaggggaaaacatttttacttccttgttttgtgacaaaaagtcacgtgatttccctccccgccccta
Proteins encoded in this region:
- the LOC121399926 gene encoding palmitoyltransferase ZDHHC20-like is translated as MDLHRLWNFCAIILGWFAVFSAVSLLVGIYYTYVLEFCIFTVTSLAEKVIYMVFYHIFFIMLAWSYGMTILNRPATPSKEFDLSDIEQGQFVRQEKQDFHQDILQCIAKELPIYTVTKNGNIRYCRICNLMMPDRCYHCLACNKCVLKHYSHCFLVNNCVGFSNYKYYFQLLFYVMLHCLFVCTTGLQYAMKFWTQELPYTDAKYPILYMVGVNAVLLLFIVPIFIYHCWLVGKNRTSAENCKPLFFRNIPTNMGFSLGLSKNLKEVFGEEKKYWLLPVYTRKGDGCSFPTGYERENPEQNGIDF
- the LOC121399934 gene encoding palmitoyltransferase ZDHHC20-like, yielding MDLHRLWNFCAIILGWFAVFSAVSLLVGIYYTYVLEFCIFTVTSLAEKVIYMVFYHIFFIMLAWSYGMTILNRPATPSKEFDLSDIEQGQFVRQEKQDFHQDILQCIAKELPIYTVTKNGNIRYCRICNLMMPDRCYHCLACNKCVLKHYSHCFLVNNCVGFSNYKYYFQLLFYVMLHCLFVCTTGLQYAMKFWTQELPYTDAKYPILYMVGVNAVLLLFIVPIFIYHCWLVGKNRTSAENCKPLFFRNIPTNMGFSLGLSKNLKAVFGEEKKYWLLPVYTRKGDGCSFPTGYERENPEQNGIDF